The Streptomyces cynarae genome contains a region encoding:
- a CDS encoding SGNH/GDSL hydrolase family protein, whose protein sequence is MLRFMPVGDSQTIGSAGEHTWRYRLWRHLCTTYGGPCTLVGPRETLYDKAADAPTSHAYAEPDFPRAHLAGWGEGWLHMAPLIADAVRASRADVLLVSLGLIDLGFYTNAEQTAENVRRFVTQARSANPRVRMVLLPVIPNIRAQADALFGAQVALFNELLAKAAADLDEPRSPILLASPPPSYDIHVDTYDGTHPNASGEHKIAAAFAGAMWEAWGIGQVYAAGTS, encoded by the coding sequence ATGCTCAGGTTCATGCCCGTAGGCGACTCCCAGACGATCGGCAGCGCGGGCGAACACACATGGCGTTACCGGCTGTGGCGGCATCTCTGCACGACGTACGGCGGCCCGTGCACGCTCGTCGGTCCGCGCGAGACGCTGTACGACAAGGCGGCGGACGCGCCGACGTCGCACGCCTACGCCGAACCCGACTTCCCCCGCGCCCACCTGGCGGGCTGGGGCGAGGGCTGGTTGCACATGGCGCCGCTGATCGCGGACGCGGTCCGCGCGTCGCGGGCGGACGTGCTCCTGGTCTCCCTGGGCCTGATCGACCTGGGCTTCTACACGAACGCGGAGCAGACGGCGGAGAACGTGCGCCGCTTCGTGACTCAGGCGCGGAGCGCCAACCCTCGTGTCCGGATGGTCCTGCTCCCGGTGATCCCCAACATCCGGGCGCAGGCGGACGCGCTCTTCGGGGCCCAGGTGGCCCTCTTCAACGAACTTCTGGCGAAGGCGGCTGCCGACCTGGACGAGCCCCGCTCGCCGATCCTGCTGGCCTCGCCGCCGCCGTCGTACGACATCCACGTCGACACGTACGACGGTACGCATCCGAATGCCTCCGGCGAGCACAAGATCGCGGCGGCGTTCGCGGGGGCGATGTGGGAGGCGTGGGGGATCGGACAGGTGTACGCGGCCGGAACAAGTTGA
- a CDS encoding DUF2530 domain-containing protein — MAKWTPRHEAPEPLEGPVAPVVTGGTILWLLMFLVQLPFYGWFADHGHTWWLWTCLAGAGLGCVGIWYVRKRDAAIKRDTAIKRAADAER; from the coding sequence ATGGCGAAGTGGACCCCCAGGCACGAGGCGCCGGAGCCCCTTGAGGGCCCCGTGGCGCCCGTCGTCACCGGCGGCACGATCCTCTGGTTGCTGATGTTCCTGGTCCAGTTGCCGTTCTACGGCTGGTTCGCCGACCACGGGCACACATGGTGGCTGTGGACGTGCCTGGCGGGAGCGGGGCTGGGCTGCGTGGGCATCTGGTACGTGCGCAAGCGGGACGCGGCGATCAAGCGGGACACGGCGATCAAGCGGGCCGCCGACGCCGAGCGGTGA
- a CDS encoding Uma2 family endonuclease: MTVLEDRIEMADADANTKRLDEWFERLERMPVPEGYRVEIVGGNVHMTPQRDTHWLIIREFLWALEDRFGRKVKVFSDVRIDFPGHENGFCPDVALLKSSAKPDDTGHWRYQDVEFVAEVISQGTAQNDYGPKRAAYADAEVPVYVIADPYQGRCYVYTDPKDGDYENRTPVDFGTDIDLTGTVVDLVLKTDDFPRD; this comes from the coding sequence ATGACCGTCCTTGAAGACAGGATCGAAATGGCCGACGCCGACGCCAACACCAAGCGTCTGGACGAGTGGTTCGAGCGTCTTGAGCGCATGCCCGTCCCCGAGGGATACAGGGTCGAGATCGTCGGGGGCAACGTCCATATGACGCCGCAGCGGGACACTCATTGGCTGATCATCCGCGAGTTCCTCTGGGCTCTCGAGGACAGGTTCGGGAGGAAGGTCAAGGTGTTCTCGGACGTCCGCATCGACTTCCCGGGCCACGAAAACGGCTTCTGCCCGGACGTCGCCCTGCTCAAGAGCTCGGCAAAGCCGGACGACACGGGCCACTGGCGTTACCAGGACGTCGAGTTCGTCGCCGAGGTCATCTCCCAGGGCACGGCTCAGAACGACTACGGCCCGAAGAGGGCCGCCTACGCTGACGCCGAGGTCCCTGTCTACGTCATCGCCGATCCCTACCAGGGACGGTGCTACGTCTACACCGACCCCAAGGACGGCGACTACGAGAACAGGACGCCGGTGGACTTCGGCACCGACATCGACCTGACCGGCACCGTGGTCGACCTCGTCCTCAAAACCGACGACTTCCCTCGCGACTGA
- the thpR gene encoding RNA 2',3'-cyclic phosphodiesterase, with amino-acid sequence MRLFAAVLPPPDALRELASAVKELEGLPGARSLRWTERPAWHFTLAFYGEVSEDVVPDLSERLARAARHTEPFPLSVSGGGRFGDRALWVGASGDVRALRLLADRVESAARKAGVEMGEHRPYRPHLTLARSRGPADLRPYVAALREFAGREWRVADLTLVRSRLPRSGVPGEQPRYETVERWGLGAGE; translated from the coding sequence ATGAGACTCTTCGCCGCGGTGCTGCCGCCCCCGGACGCCCTCCGGGAACTGGCCTCGGCGGTGAAGGAGTTGGAGGGGCTGCCGGGGGCGCGCTCACTGCGCTGGACGGAACGGCCGGCCTGGCACTTCACCCTGGCCTTCTACGGTGAGGTGTCCGAGGACGTCGTACCGGACCTGTCCGAGCGGCTCGCCCGGGCGGCCCGGCACACCGAGCCGTTCCCGCTGTCCGTGTCCGGGGGCGGGCGCTTCGGGGACCGGGCACTGTGGGTGGGCGCGTCCGGGGACGTACGGGCGCTTCGGCTGCTCGCCGACCGTGTGGAGTCCGCGGCGCGCAAGGCGGGCGTGGAGATGGGGGAGCACCGCCCCTACCGCCCGCATCTGACCCTGGCCCGCAGCCGGGGCCCGGCGGACCTCCGGCCGTATGTGGCGGCACTGCGGGAGTTCGCGGGCCGCGAGTGGAGGGTCGCCGACCTGACCCTCGTGCGCAGCCGCCTGCCGAGGTCGGGCGTGCCGGGGGAGCAGCCGCGCTACGAGACGGTGGAGCGGTGGGGGCTCGGCGCAGGGGAGTGA
- a CDS encoding ribbon-helix-helix protein, CopG family produces the protein MGTSVLSVRIDRELLERLRHHAARRGMSVQDYVVRTLIRDDFDQRFEAAVEETERFYNGSTPVT, from the coding sequence ATGGGGACCAGCGTGCTCAGCGTGCGTATAGACAGGGAACTGCTCGAGCGGCTCCGGCACCACGCCGCCAGAAGGGGAATGAGCGTCCAGGACTATGTCGTCCGGACGCTCATTCGGGATGACTTCGACCAGCGGTTCGAGGCCGCCGTCGAGGAGACGGAACGGTTCTACAACGGCTCTACGCCGGTCACCTGA
- a CDS encoding MarR family winged helix-turn-helix transcriptional regulator → MPDLTHGDDAAAVNALRSAVMRLSRRLKHQRVDESLSPTEMSVLGTLARCGSATPGELARKEHVQPPSMTRIVALLESKGLVALEPHPEDRRQKVVTQTERAEAMLEESRRKRNAFLAGLIEGLDEDEWAALRAAAPVLEKLAHL, encoded by the coding sequence ATGCCTGACCTGACCCATGGCGACGACGCTGCCGCTGTGAACGCTCTCCGCTCCGCCGTGATGCGCCTGTCGCGCCGACTCAAGCACCAGCGGGTCGACGAGTCGCTGAGCCCGACCGAGATGTCGGTGCTCGGCACCCTGGCCCGCTGCGGCTCCGCGACCCCGGGTGAGCTGGCCCGCAAGGAGCACGTCCAGCCGCCCTCGATGACCCGCATCGTGGCGCTGCTGGAGAGCAAGGGTCTGGTCGCCCTGGAGCCCCACCCCGAGGACCGGCGCCAGAAGGTGGTCACCCAGACCGAGCGTGCCGAGGCGATGCTCGAGGAGAGCCGCCGCAAGAGAAACGCGTTCCTGGCCGGACTGATCGAGGGCCTGGACGAGGACGAGTGGGCGGCACTGCGCGCCGCGGCCCCCGTCCTCGAGAAGCTCGCGCACCTGTGA
- a CDS encoding MFS transporter produces MSTGTGAASAPAPATHYSPPAHETAQPAQPPTAAEGPEPAERTGTVARTGTVERTETVARTKPVARTGRVARTAPVTQTGPVPRTEPVPRTEPVPRTGPVPPAEPDARTEPVLPAESVERAETAVPTEPRKSSMFSSLRIRNYRLFFLGQVVSNTGTWMQRIAQDWLVLSLTGSSTAVGVTTALQFLPMLLFGLYGGVLVDRLPKRPTLLVTQSAMGATGLVLAFLTLTGHVQVWHVYVAAFAVGLATVLDNPARQSFVSEMVGPKHLQNAVSLNSANFQSARLVGPAVAGVLITGMGTGWAFLLNGLSFLAPIAGLLLMRSRDLHAVDRAPRGKGQLREGLRYVAGHPELIWPIVLVGFIGTFGFNFPVWLSAYADDVFHAGAGAYSLFNTLMAIGSLTGALLAARRGTARLRVLIAAAALFGTLEVVAAGAPSLWLFSLLMVPIGIFGLTVNVTANTAVQMGTDPAMRGRVMALFMMVFMGGTPLGAPVVGWITDAYGARVGFALGGLISALAAATIGLILARASGLRLTVGWHRGHPRVRFVPREEPVPA; encoded by the coding sequence TTGAGTACGGGAACCGGAGCAGCTTCCGCCCCCGCACCAGCCACCCACTACTCCCCGCCCGCCCACGAGACCGCACAACCGGCACAACCCCCCACCGCCGCCGAGGGCCCCGAGCCTGCCGAGCGGACCGGGACCGTCGCACGGACCGGGACCGTCGAGCGGACCGAGACCGTCGCACGCACCAAGCCCGTCGCACGGACCGGCCGCGTCGCAAGGACCGCGCCCGTCACGCAGACCGGCCCCGTCCCACGGACCGAGCCCGTCCCACGGACCGAGCCCGTCCCACGGACCGGGCCCGTGCCGCCGGCCGAGCCCGACGCGCGGACCGAGCCCGTCCTGCCGGCCGAGTCCGTCGAACGCGCCGAGACCGCCGTCCCGACCGAGCCCCGCAAGTCATCGATGTTCAGCTCGCTGCGCATCCGTAACTACCGGCTCTTCTTCCTCGGCCAGGTCGTCTCCAACACCGGCACCTGGATGCAGCGCATCGCCCAGGACTGGCTGGTGCTCAGCCTGACCGGCTCCTCCACCGCCGTCGGTGTCACCACGGCGCTGCAGTTCCTGCCGATGCTGCTGTTCGGCCTGTACGGCGGCGTCCTCGTCGACCGTCTGCCCAAGCGCCCGACGCTGCTCGTCACGCAGTCGGCGATGGGAGCCACCGGCCTCGTCCTCGCCTTCCTGACCCTGACCGGGCACGTCCAGGTCTGGCACGTCTACGTGGCCGCCTTCGCCGTCGGACTCGCCACGGTCCTCGACAACCCGGCCCGGCAGTCCTTCGTCTCCGAGATGGTCGGCCCGAAGCACCTGCAGAACGCGGTCAGCCTGAACTCGGCGAACTTCCAGTCCGCCCGCCTGGTCGGCCCCGCCGTCGCCGGTGTCCTGATCACCGGCATGGGCACCGGCTGGGCCTTCCTGCTCAACGGCCTGTCCTTCCTCGCGCCCATCGCCGGCCTGCTGCTGATGCGCTCCCGTGATCTGCACGCCGTGGATCGCGCACCGCGCGGCAAGGGCCAGCTGCGCGAGGGCCTGCGCTATGTCGCCGGGCACCCGGAGCTGATCTGGCCGATCGTGCTGGTCGGGTTCATCGGCACCTTCGGCTTCAACTTCCCCGTGTGGCTGTCGGCCTACGCGGACGACGTCTTCCACGCGGGCGCCGGCGCCTACAGCCTCTTCAACACTCTGATGGCGATCGGCTCGCTGACCGGCGCGCTGCTCGCCGCCCGCCGCGGCACGGCCCGGCTGCGGGTGCTGATCGCGGCGGCGGCCCTCTTCGGCACGCTGGAGGTCGTGGCGGCCGGGGCGCCGTCCCTGTGGTTGTTCTCGCTGCTGATGGTGCCGATAGGGATCTTCGGCCTCACGGTGAACGTCACGGCGAACACGGCCGTCCAGATGGGCACGGACCCGGCGATGCGCGGCCGCGTCATGGCCCTGTTCATGATGGTCTTCATGGGCGGTACACCGCTCGGGGCGCCCGTCGTCGGCTGGATCACGGACGCGTACGGCGCCCGGGTCGGGTTCGCCCTGGGCGGCCTGATCTCGGCCCTGGCCGCCGCGACCATCGGCCTGATCCTGGCCCGTGCGAGCGGCCTGCGCCTGACGGTGGGCTGGCACCGGGGACACCCGCGGGTGCGGTTCGTGCCGCGCGAGGAGCCGGTGCCGGCCTGA
- a CDS encoding aldo/keto reductase: MKYTQLGRTGLKVSRLVLGTMNFGPQTEETDSHAIMDAALDAGINFFDTANVYGWGENKGRTETIIGNWFAKGGERRDKVVLATKVYGNMGPDGEAWPNHDKLSAVNIRRAVDASLKRLQTDYIDLYQFHHIDRNTPFEEIWQALDVLVQQGKVLYVGSSNFPGYKIAQANETAARLGSLGLVSEQCLYNLFERRAEMEVIPAAQDYGVGVIPWSPLHGGMLGGVIKKEVQGGRRAGGRTADSLADPAVRSQIQSYEDLLEKHGLEPGEAALAWLLTRPGVTGPIVGPRTAEQLESAIRAVELELTEEVLAGLEEIFPGPGPSPEAFAW, translated from the coding sequence ATGAAGTACACGCAGCTCGGACGCACGGGACTCAAGGTCAGCCGGCTCGTTCTCGGGACCATGAACTTCGGTCCGCAGACCGAGGAAACCGACAGTCACGCGATCATGGACGCGGCCCTGGACGCGGGGATCAACTTCTTCGACACCGCCAACGTGTACGGCTGGGGCGAGAACAAGGGCCGTACCGAGACCATCATCGGCAACTGGTTCGCCAAGGGCGGCGAGCGGCGCGACAAGGTCGTGCTCGCCACCAAGGTGTACGGCAACATGGGCCCGGACGGGGAGGCCTGGCCCAACCACGACAAGCTCTCCGCCGTGAACATCCGGCGGGCGGTCGACGCCAGCCTCAAGCGCCTCCAGACCGACTACATCGACCTGTACCAGTTCCACCACATCGACCGGAACACTCCCTTCGAGGAGATCTGGCAGGCCCTGGACGTGCTGGTCCAGCAGGGCAAGGTCCTGTACGTCGGCTCCAGCAATTTCCCCGGCTACAAGATCGCGCAGGCGAACGAGACCGCCGCCCGGCTCGGCTCGCTGGGACTGGTCAGCGAGCAGTGCCTGTACAACCTCTTCGAGCGCCGCGCCGAGATGGAGGTCATCCCGGCCGCGCAGGACTACGGCGTCGGAGTCATCCCGTGGTCGCCGCTGCACGGCGGAATGCTGGGCGGCGTCATCAAGAAGGAGGTGCAAGGCGGACGCCGGGCCGGCGGGCGCACCGCCGACTCGCTCGCCGATCCCGCTGTGCGGTCGCAGATCCAGTCCTACGAGGACCTGCTGGAGAAGCACGGCCTGGAGCCCGGCGAAGCGGCTCTCGCCTGGCTGCTGACCCGCCCCGGCGTCACGGGACCGATCGTCGGCCCGCGCACCGCCGAGCAGCTTGAGTCCGCGATCAGGGCGGTGGAGCTGGAGCTGACGGAGGAGGTCCTGGCGGGCCTGGAGGAGATCTTCCCCGGTCCGGGCCCGTCTCCGGAGGCCTTCGCCTGGTAG
- a CDS encoding NCS2 family permease, whose product MPTSAPAKASAQQQPGTRPPSGALDRYFKISERGSTLSREIRGGFATFFAMAYIIVLNPIILGSAKDMYGHHLDHGQLVTATAVTAAFTTLLMGVIGNVPIALAAGLGVNTVVALQLAPRMSWPDAMGMVVLAGFVVMLLVATSLRERVMNAVPLGLRKGISIGIGLFIMLIGLVDSGFVTRIPDVAQTTVPLQLGVNGHLSGWPVLVFVLGALLTFALIVRKVPGAILISIVAMTVLAVVLNAVAKIPSWGLTVPKWPGNPVASPDFGLIGKVSLFGGFGKVGVLTGILFVFTVLLSCFFDAMGTIMGISDEAKLTDAEGNMPGINKVLFVDGIAVAAGGASSSSATTCFVESTAGVGEGARTGFANVVTGLLFAVALFLTPVATMVPSQAATPALVAVGFLILSNSIKEIDWADHTIAIPAFVTMLMMPFTYSITNGIGMGFITFALLRLAAGRGREVPAAMYVVAAVFAFYYLMPALGLT is encoded by the coding sequence ATGCCCACCTCGGCCCCCGCCAAGGCCTCCGCCCAGCAGCAGCCGGGCACCCGGCCGCCGTCCGGCGCCCTCGACCGCTACTTCAAGATCTCCGAGCGGGGCAGCACGCTGTCCCGTGAGATCCGCGGCGGTTTCGCCACCTTCTTCGCGATGGCGTACATCATCGTGCTGAACCCGATCATCCTCGGCAGCGCGAAGGACATGTACGGGCACCACCTGGACCACGGCCAGCTCGTCACCGCGACGGCCGTGACGGCCGCCTTCACCACGCTGCTCATGGGCGTGATCGGCAACGTCCCGATCGCCCTCGCCGCCGGCCTCGGCGTGAACACGGTCGTCGCCCTCCAGCTCGCCCCGCGCATGTCGTGGCCGGACGCGATGGGCATGGTCGTCCTCGCCGGTTTCGTGGTGATGCTCCTCGTCGCCACCAGTCTGCGCGAGCGCGTGATGAACGCCGTGCCGCTCGGCCTGCGCAAGGGCATCTCGATCGGCATCGGCCTGTTCATCATGCTGATCGGTCTCGTGGACTCCGGCTTCGTGACCCGTATCCCCGACGTCGCCCAGACCACGGTCCCGCTCCAGCTCGGCGTGAACGGCCACCTGAGCGGCTGGCCGGTGCTGGTCTTCGTCCTCGGCGCGCTGCTCACCTTCGCGCTGATCGTCCGCAAGGTTCCGGGTGCGATCCTGATCTCGATCGTCGCGATGACGGTCCTCGCGGTGGTCCTCAACGCCGTAGCCAAGATCCCCAGCTGGGGGCTGACCGTCCCGAAGTGGCCCGGCAACCCGGTCGCCAGCCCCGACTTCGGTCTGATCGGCAAGGTCAGCCTGTTCGGAGGCTTCGGCAAGGTCGGCGTGCTGACCGGCATTCTGTTCGTCTTCACGGTCCTGCTGTCGTGCTTCTTCGACGCGATGGGCACGATCATGGGCATCAGCGACGAGGCCAAGCTGACCGACGCCGAGGGCAACATGCCCGGCATCAACAAGGTCCTCTTCGTCGACGGCATCGCGGTCGCGGCGGGCGGAGCCAGCTCCTCCTCGGCCACCACCTGCTTCGTGGAGTCCACGGCCGGTGTCGGCGAGGGGGCGCGCACGGGCTTCGCGAACGTCGTCACGGGCCTGCTGTTCGCGGTGGCGCTCTTCCTCACCCCGGTCGCCACGATGGTCCCGTCCCAGGCGGCGACCCCGGCCCTGGTCGCGGTGGGCTTCCTGATCCTGTCCAACTCGATCAAGGAGATCGACTGGGCGGACCACACGATCGCCATCCCCGCGTTCGTGACCATGCTGATGATGCCGTTCACGTACTCCATCACGAACGGCATCGGCATGGGCTTCATCACCTTCGCCCTGCTGCGCCTGGCCGCGGGCCGCGGGCGTGAGGTCCCGGCGGCGATGTACGTGGTGGCGGCGGTCTTCGCCTTCTACTACCTGATGCCGGCGCTGGGCCTGACCTGA